A window of Theileria parva strain Muguga chromosome 4 map unlocalized ctg_529, whole genome shotgun sequence genomic DNA:
AGGGGAAATTGATGAAGTTAAATTCCTCTTATGTTTAAATGGAAGGAAACAGTTGTTAGATGTGTTAACAAAGTTTTTTAGAAATCTGAAAAATAGCATTATCCattactttaaaattagtatagAATAAAGTCAAAGTGATCATAATATAAAcacatatataaaatataattacaatatcaagaatttgtttaaaatttatataaaaaattaacgaaattaattattaggTAAAGATTCTAATTATACTGtggtgtaaaataaaacataattataattaaatagtatacaaattttcaaaattaaacttgaaaattatttaatataataatgtaatgtctaattacatattttaattcatATACTATGATGATAAGAGCACATAAAGTATGAGTTCATCAGAGGATAATATCAACGAGGAGGATAATACCGATGAATCATCATATTACGATTCATCAGATGAGGAATCATTTGACGAGTCTAAAGTCGGAATCGCACTCGAGCTTCCAAAAAGACAAAACAGAGGGAAAAAGTCGGTTTTAAACCGTTAATTCTGGTTTTAGATACACCCAGCTCGTTGGAGAGGAACTAGAAAAAGATCAGCAGTTTTGGGGGCATTCTACATGGCAAGAAGATGAAGTGGATGATGATTACAATTGCAGTGAAGGAGAGGAGCAGTACGCTTACTCTACAGATTCAGATTTTGATGACCCTGAAGAAGAGGTACAGAAATTTCAATTtgatattaatattttaggaaAATGAAGAAGTCGATGAATCCCAATTTAAGGAACCGAAAAAGAAAAAGTTCGGTGCATATGTTGACCCAATGCTGCTGGCTAGTAAGAGAACTATACAGGCCTTGACGAGAAGAAAGGTATTTAATTATCTATCACAACTTTTAGGCACCTGATTCAAGCCCATCAAAGAAGCAAACAACTCCGCAATATAAACCAACCCTTAGTCCAGAAGGTGTGattacactattaatattcaaattattatctatatattaatataattattaatataatttgtagaTTTTAAGAGAGAAAGGCGTGAAACTACAAAACAGAAAACAGAAGCTATTCGTGAGTTGGAGGAGTATCGAAAGATAAAAAAggtttttattttcatttaatattttattttagagaAGGGGTTCCAATAGGGGCAGACCAAAGACTAGAACGCGTTTACCGAAAGTATACACACAGGAGGAACTTATTGAAGAAGCTAAAAGAACAGAAGAAGCTAATAGGAAATCACTAAAAAGCCTACAAGCATGGgtaatcattaaaattatataaaatatatattgaatatataaaatcccggtgaatataatataatataatgtaGGAAGATGAAAGAAAGAAGTATACAGAGACGAAAAGATCGACATATAAGGGCCATTATGATATTTGGATAAGCTGGAATTCACTACTATCAGTAGTAAACCCATACAAGCTAGATGAGGAAGGTAATCCGATGGAAACAATCTCACCACAAGTGGAAGAAAAACCCCTAGAACTTTACATGTTCACAACAGGAAAACTGCCTGAATATTATGAAAAAGCAAGAATGGATAAGATAGCCTTGGAGAGCAGTGAGAAGCCAAAGTGCGCCATCACAGGGCAGGAAGCAAAGTATCTCGACCCCGTGACGAGAAAATACTATAGCACAGTAGAAGCCTTTAAAATGCTTCGTGTACAATATAATGATGAAAAGTCGGATATAACAGAACccaaaatttataatttaaatgatgaAACACCAAACTACGTTAAATGTGAGGATTAAATATGAtccacaaatttaaaattttttaatttttcctaaaatttatattttttaaatattttagattcaaataattttaaaaattttggaaattcATCAAACAAATCAAGTAGTGATATGGTTATGGTGTACAGATCGCCTGGATTTTCTAATCAGACtatttaaacttaaaatcaattaattttaaggtTCCAAAAATATGGAGCCGCCAAACGAACCAACCCAGGCTCCGTCGAAGCCTGAATTCCCATGGTTGCCGAAGGAGTGTATCTTTACTATGCAGCAATGGCTATATCGACGAACGCTTCATACAAAAAGATATAAAAAGAGATACGTGGTACTGCACAACGAAAGACTTTATAGTTTCACCAAGCTTCCGTCATTTGAAAAgtttgatttaaataatattcaCTCAGTTTTGAGATCAGCATCAAATAGCTGGATTTTAACAGGATCTGTAGTATCAGCAGACCCAGACGTCAATACAGGACTCTTTAAATGGAAAATAGAGTTCAAAAATTATAAGAAACCAGTAACATCAATTGAGAACATCAATAAGTTCTTGACAGATAAACCAGATTTGACTATAGGAAATGTAGATCATATAGACTGTATATTTGAAGATGTAACATCGTCTGTTCTTGAAAACAAGAGCGCAAATATAGAACCGCAGGATTGTTTGTGGTTTGCAACGACTAATCATAAGATCGCATCAGTAAGTGTTATGtactaattaatataatgtaGGACTGGCTAATAGcactattatatacatCAAGATACGGGTCTctgtataatttaatatacaaaaatcCGTCTAGAAGAAGATTTCAGCAGTTCACACTACCATGGTACCTGATGGCGTTGGACTACTTTCCAAACCTATCCAAGGATGAAAACTCAAAACAGCCATTAACCTCGTTTACATATATAAAGATAGAGATTAAAAGGGTCTTTGACTTCCCAATGCTCCCAAACGCAAAAATCTACTGCGCGGTGGAGTTTAATAGTAGTTTTTACATTATACAACTGCATAGATTTGAACACGAGAATCTCACCTCGACACCCTCAGCAATGGTCCGTGACGACGATTCAGTTTCAAGTTTAACAGCATACATTAGTAGAAACTCGGAGTACTCGATTCATAAGCTACCATCAGATGAATTAAGTCAAATACAAGTTAATTGCCAGAAGACGTATTTAGGAGATGATGAAGGCTCACAATCAAGTTATTATCCAACTAATGTACAATTTTCGACATTGGAAAATGGTATTGGTAAACTCAATCCCCAATTAAACACAGTAGCACCGACTAATACAAGTGTACCAAATTCAGTAGCAGGACCGCCAGAAGATGACCCTCAGAACGTAATAACAAGGCTTCTAAACTTAAACTCCCACAAGGATATCAAGAAGAAGCAGGTCGTGGAAAAGAGAAGCATAATTTATGACGGAGCATCAGTGTACATCCcagtgtataaaaatacaacaCAAGAAATAGTATGGCTGCATTTCTTCGGAGACTATGACGTGTATATGGGAACAGCAAGCATTAGGGATGTTGATTTTGCATCAAGAGACCCAGCGCCAGTGAAGACGTGTATGATAAAGTTCATTGAGGGATTAAACCCGCTACACTATAAAAGAGTAGACGTGTCAAGCTATAAAGGCGAGTCGACAGTGTTGAACAAGTCAAGCGCAAGGTCAATTTCAAACGATAGAGGATTTGTAGAATTGTCAGTAATAATACCAAAACACCTGGGGAATTTCCTAGACCCAGTGATAATATCGCATGGATCGCCGAaagaatatttatcaaacgCAAGCAGATCATCAATATCAGTAGGAATACAAATGTTGATAGCAAATATAAAGAGAGTCAGACAGTCGTTTACAGTTTTAAAGGATATAATACACGCATTGAAGTCGATCCTGGAGTTTAGAAGTATGTTCACCTCATTCACAGCAATGTTCTACTTCATACTGGTCTTTGGAATATTCCCAAACCGAATGCTCGTAATTTTCCTGTTGCCCATCCTGGCATATATAGTGTGCACACACCCAAGTTTCATCGATTTAACGTTCCTTTTCTTGCTCAAATTCCCAATTTTAATCGCAATTCTGCCAAAGAGATTTACATACCCATTTCTGCTCATGCCAAAGCTCTCGTGTATACTATGCTCTAAAAAGCCGAGTTTTTTGAAACAGAACGCACAAATTGTTGATCCAGACATGGTCTCGAAAGAGGAAATCTCATCTAAAACATTTCAGTACTCATCGAATAAGAAGCTGCCAAAGTCAATGTACCTGAATCCGAACACCAACGATGAGGCAGAAGTCATAGTGAACCCCTTCTCAGCAGCAAACGCAATACAAGTAAACACAGACTCAAATAGGAAAAGAGACAAATCACAAGATTCAtttgatgaaaataatatgttGAACCAGCCAACCTACGTGGATTTTGAGAAGAGAATATCAGTACACCTAAATAGCCTGCCAATGATCACCTCAAAACACTTGCTTAACGACTCAATAGAGATAACAAGATACAAAGGAACCAGAATCGAAACGTGTAAGCATAGAGGAATCATCATGTCATACCTGAGCGTGATGTTTATAAATGAAATGGGGGttgaattatttgataGCGTCCACGGAGACGGGCTCTCAATAATTAAGGGGTACCACGatatatactataacaTACCGCCATACAGACACGTGCCATTCTGGCCCAACGTGAAGTTCACGTTGTATTTCTTGTTTTATATGTTCTTTTTGACGTTTTTTGGGGGAATATCGAATTTCCAGCTCCTGCACCTGCTTCACAGAAATAAACTCATTTGCAGACTAACGCTGGAGTCGAAAGGAGTAGTTGAAACAAAACCAAAGAGCCAACAACAACAAACGAAGCAAAAGAATGTATCGCTGTATGAAAATGAAAGGAGGATTTTGTTCGGAAAGTTTTCAAAGCTTAATTTAAGGTTCTATGAAAGGGGGTAT
This region includes:
- a CDS encoding YL1 nuclear family protein — its product is MSSSEDNINEEDNTDESSYYDSSDEESFDESKVGIALELPKRQNRGKKYTQLVGEELEKDQQFWGHSTWQEDEVDDDYNCSEGEEQYAYSTDSDFDDPEEEENEEVDESQFKEPKKKKFGAYVDPMLLASKRTIQALTRRKAPDSSPSKKQTTPQYKPTLSPEDFKRERRETTKQKTEAIRELEEYRKIKKRRGSNRGRPKTRTRLPKVYTQEELIEEAKRTEEANRKSLKSLQAWEDERKKYTETKRSTYKGHYDIWISWNSLLSVVNPYKLDEEGNPMETISPQVEEKPLELYMFTTGKLPEYYEKARMDKIALESSEKPKCAITGQEAKYLDPVTRKYYSTVEAFKMLRVQYNDEKSDITEPKIYNLNDETPNYVKCED
- a CDS encoding putative integral membrane protein, which translates into the protein MEPPNEPTQAPSKPEFPWLPKECIFTMQQWLYRRTLHTKRYKKRYVVLHNERLYSFTKLPSFEKFDLNNIHSVLRSASNSWILTGSVVSADPDVNTGLFKWKIEFKNYKKPVTSIENINKFLTDKPDLTIGNVDHIDCIFEDVTSSVLENKSANIEPQDCLWFATTNHKIASDWLIALLYTSRYGSLYNLIYKNPSRRRFQQFTLPWYLMALDYFPNLSKDENSKQPLTSFTYIKIEIKRVFDFPMLPNAKIYCAVEFNSSFYIIQLHRFEHENLTSTPSAMVRDDDSVSSLTAYISRNSEYSIHKLPSDELSQIQVNCQKTYLGDDEGSQSSYYPTNVQFSTLENGIGKLNPQLNTVAPTNTSVPNSVAGPPEDDPQNVITRLLNLNSHKDIKKKQVVEKRSIIYDGASVYIPVYKNTTQEIVWLHFFGDYDVYMGTASIRDVDFASRDPAPVKTCMIKFIEGLNPLHYKRVDVSSYKGESTVLNKSSARSISNDRGFVELSVIIPKHLGNFLDPVIISHGSPKEYLSNASRSSISVGIQMLIANIKRVRQSFTVLKDIIHALKSILEFRSMFTSFTAMFYFILVFGIFPNRMLVIFLLPILAYIVCTHPSFIDLTFLFLLKFPILIAILPKRFTYPFLLMPKLSCILCSKKPSFLKQNAQIVDPDMVSKEEISSKTFQYSSNKKLPKSMYLNPNTNDEAEVIVNPFSAANAIQVNTDSNRKRDKSQDSFDENNMLNQPTYVDFEKRISVHLNSLPMITSKHLLNDSIEITRYKGTRIETCKHRGIIMSYLSVMFINEMGVELFDSVHGDGLSIIKGYHDIYYNIPPYRHVPFWPNVKFTLYFLFYMFFLTFFGGISNFQLLHLLHRNKLICRLTLESKGVVETKPKSQQQQTKQKNVSLYENERRILFGKFSKLNLRFYERGYFSTEDGQFVSVDLSKYLVRLVVNENTDQEGWTYAKNWNSQFTNKPNSMTFVRRRKWILTPNDSKNIEYILKSRFSSKLSSDYFVNMAQNDKNNQVENDCVSLTSDESWGTSKLSTANVKNNLNEIALEDKNKLVNGIGLEQLGINENSKATKKSSDTNYDISSQDDENIARLYFRKGKVKRLVDRIKDARERRKTQKQDNSNMQQYINSLVGNKTSDKSSDIDKQKQPRRLHLLRALRKGKYSENISTTSELGNNHVNNLLQDTEPEIRSVYSGLRYREKSESSLQTISDVQNEGDGNDLLMSLMNLNQNDPSQTISENEIFLPSTITLNLNEDILPQPSSLNDTTPFDPNYVKKRPPKVTTIRKLYRFTKPLEKDIITKEQSATKLSTSKIAKLVNYLTSLHNPDETPMSDRTPYSTISQFSTDSQGVKRKSMIRKVFETMFAILFALPICILLDLGKLFVGFFWLLLRTVLGIPEPVEERRPTVTKQRVFKYRAVCRLAMTEEDELYFRLVKPRRCFMLGERLKIFKRICYAENMYFVHNLNKLMIDSTRKYGSESDSSSDEESVGSLMALRESMERSFSNQYLEDSDTLLESDIETINRNEITSEDDLEDLRTFSMNPFDLDESDEEILNMMRKSYDSTENIEETVKKVKKKKGKIANYISGIYSKRMSRKGKYVDEQHLSDYDQDSDENIETGNKIGVIGMLKKVKDQIVMANYKINLYNMRFEKFLNMFSWKNYSVTTIVLFLLILIIMINLFFSIEIIMLAYILYQFKAGYKRGTWERIVLSTTKRHISKAIVELEIFRPFWDLSTHQIQVLSNRIKAFSSIELEINTIREAKDEAHLAYIVSDRLINGKFARNWKRYRWINNLFRQAPCKQY